A stretch of Enterobacter cloacae complex sp. ECNIH7 DNA encodes these proteins:
- the moaC gene encoding cyclic pyranopterin monophosphate synthase MoaC gives MSQLTHINAAGEAHMVDVSAKAETVREARAEAFVTMLPETLAMIIDGSHHKGDVFATARIAGIQAAKRTWDLIPLCHPLMLSNVEVNLQAQPEHNRVRIESLCRLTGKTGVEMEALTAASVAALTIYDMCKAVQKDMVIGPVRLLAKSGGKSGDFKVDSHD, from the coding sequence ATGTCACAACTGACCCACATTAACGCCGCTGGCGAAGCGCATATGGTGGACGTCTCCGCCAAAGCCGAAACGGTGCGCGAGGCGCGCGCGGAAGCGTTTGTCACTATGCTGCCGGAAACGCTGGCGATGATTATCGACGGCAGCCACCATAAGGGCGACGTCTTTGCCACCGCGCGCATCGCGGGGATTCAGGCCGCCAAGCGCACCTGGGACTTAATTCCGCTGTGCCATCCGCTGATGCTGAGCAATGTGGAAGTGAACCTGCAGGCACAGCCGGAGCATAATCGCGTGCGCATTGAGTCACTTTGCCGCTTAACCGGCAAAACCGGCGTGGAGATGGAGGCGCTGACGGCGGCCTCAGTTGCCGCGCTGACCATCTACGACATGTGCAAAGCGGTGCAGAAAGATATGGTGATTGGCCCGGTTCGCCTGCTGGCAAAAAGCGGCGGCAAATCCGGTGATTTTAAGGTGGATAGCCATGATTAA
- the moaD gene encoding molybdopterin synthase sulfur carrier subunit, with protein MIKVLFFAQVRELVNTDSLTLDASFENVAALRAHLAAQSDRWALALDEGKLLAAVNQTLVEFTHPLNAGDEVAFFPPVTGG; from the coding sequence ATGATTAAGGTGCTCTTTTTTGCGCAGGTGCGCGAGCTGGTGAATACCGATAGCCTGACGCTGGACGCGTCCTTCGAAAACGTCGCGGCCCTGCGCGCGCATCTGGCGGCGCAAAGCGACCGCTGGGCGCTGGCGCTCGACGAAGGCAAGCTGCTGGCCGCCGTTAACCAGACGCTGGTGGAATTCACCCATCCGCTGAACGCAGGGGATGAAGTGGCCTTCTTCCCGCCGGTTACGGGGGGCTAA
- the moaE gene encoding molybdopterin synthase catalytic subunit MoaE has product MAETRILVSPERFNVGTEYSWLAERDEDGAVVTFTGKVRNHNLGDSVKALTLEHYPGMTEKSLTEIVDEARGRWPLGRVTVIHRIGEMWPGEEIVFVGVTSAHRSSAFAAGEFIMDYLKTKAPFWKREATPEGDRWVESRDSDKQAASRW; this is encoded by the coding sequence ATGGCTGAAACCCGAATTCTGGTGAGTCCCGAGCGTTTTAACGTGGGGACCGAATACAGCTGGCTGGCGGAACGCGATGAAGACGGCGCGGTCGTCACCTTCACCGGCAAGGTGCGCAACCACAATCTCGGTGACAGCGTGAAGGCACTGACGCTGGAGCACTATCCGGGGATGACCGAGAAATCGCTGACGGAGATTGTTGACGAGGCACGGGGCCGGTGGCCGCTCGGGCGCGTCACGGTTATTCACCGCATCGGCGAGATGTGGCCTGGCGAGGAGATTGTCTTCGTCGGGGTGACCAGCGCGCACCGCAGCAGCGCGTTTGCGGCAGGGGAGTTCATTATGGATTACCTCAAAACCAAAGCGCCGTTCTGGAAGCGCGAAGCCACACCGGAAGGTGACCGCTGGGTAGAATCTCGCGACAGCGATAAACAAGCCGCCAGCCGTTGGTAG
- a CDS encoding Bax inhibitor-1/YccA family protein, which produces MDRFPRSDSIVQQTRSGLQTYMAQVYGWMTVGLLLTAFIAWYAANTPELMMFIFSSKITFFGLIIAQLALVFVLSGLVQKLSAGMATTLFMLYSALTGLTLSSIFIVYTYSSIASTFVVAGGMFGAMSLYGYTTKRDLSGFGSMLFMGLIGIVLASLVNLWLKSDALMWAVTYIGVVIFVGLTAYDTQKLKNIGEQIDVRDSSNLRKYSILGALTLYLDFINLFLMLLRILGNRR; this is translated from the coding sequence ATGGACCGATTTCCGCGTTCCGATTCAATAGTACAGCAGACCCGTAGCGGCCTGCAGACGTATATGGCTCAGGTGTACGGCTGGATGACGGTTGGCCTGCTGCTTACCGCGTTTATCGCGTGGTATGCGGCGAACACGCCTGAACTGATGATGTTTATCTTCTCCAGCAAAATCACCTTCTTTGGGCTGATTATCGCGCAGCTGGCGCTGGTGTTTGTGCTTTCTGGTCTGGTGCAAAAGCTGAGTGCCGGAATGGCGACCACGCTGTTTATGCTCTATTCGGCGCTAACGGGGCTGACGCTTTCCAGTATCTTCATCGTTTACACCTACTCCTCCATCGCCAGCACCTTCGTGGTTGCGGGCGGAATGTTCGGTGCGATGAGTCTCTATGGTTACACCACGAAGCGCGATCTGAGCGGCTTCGGCAGCATGCTGTTTATGGGGCTGATTGGGATTGTGCTGGCGTCACTGGTGAACCTGTGGCTGAAGAGCGACGCGCTGATGTGGGCCGTGACCTACATCGGGGTGGTGATCTTCGTTGGGTTGACGGCGTATGACACCCAGAAGCTGAAAAACATCGGCGAGCAGATCGACGTACGCGACAGTTCAAACCTGCGCAAATACTCAATCCTGGGCGCGCTGACGCTGTATCTGGACTTCATCAACCTGTTCCTGATGCTGCTGCGGATTTTAGGCAACCGTCGTTAA
- a CDS encoding lysylphosphatidylglycerol synthase domain-containing protein, with translation MSKSHPRWRLAKKILTWLFFIAVAVLLVVYAQKVDWEEVWKVIRNYNRMVLLGAVGLVIVSYLMYGCYDLLGRAYCGHKLAKRQVMLVSFICYAFNLTLSTWVGGIGMRYRLYSRLGLPGGTITRIFSLSITTNWLGYILLGGVIFTIGVVQLPAHWYIDEATLRILGIVLLLIIAVYLWACAFARRRHMTIKGQKLVLPSWKFAVLQMAVSSANWMAMGAIIWLLIGEDVNYFFVLGVLLVSSIAGVIVHIPAGIGVLEAVFIALLAGEHVSQGTIIAALLAYRMLYYFLPLALATVCYLVLESRAKKLRAKNEKALAK, from the coding sequence ATGTCGAAATCGCATCCGCGCTGGCGGCTGGCAAAAAAGATCCTGACCTGGCTGTTTTTTATTGCGGTCGCGGTTCTGCTGGTGGTCTACGCGCAGAAAGTTGACTGGGAAGAGGTATGGAAAGTCATCCGCAACTATAACCGGATGGTGCTGCTGGGCGCTGTGGGGCTGGTTATTGTCAGCTACCTGATGTACGGCTGCTATGACCTGCTGGGCCGCGCCTACTGCGGCCACAAGCTGGCCAAACGTCAGGTTATGCTGGTGTCATTTATCTGCTACGCCTTTAACCTGACGCTGAGCACCTGGGTCGGCGGCATTGGCATGCGCTATCGCCTTTACTCGCGGCTCGGCTTGCCGGGCGGGACCATCACGCGCATTTTCTCGTTAAGCATCACCACCAACTGGCTGGGCTATATTCTGCTCGGCGGGGTGATCTTCACCATCGGCGTGGTGCAACTGCCCGCGCACTGGTATATCGATGAGGCCACGCTGCGCATTCTGGGCATCGTACTGCTACTGATTATCGCCGTTTATCTGTGGGCCTGCGCGTTTGCCAGACGCCGCCATATGACCATCAAGGGGCAAAAGCTGGTTCTGCCCTCGTGGAAGTTTGCGGTGCTGCAGATGGCGGTCTCCAGCGCCAACTGGATGGCAATGGGGGCCATTATCTGGCTGCTGATTGGCGAGGACGTGAACTACTTCTTCGTTCTGGGCGTGCTGCTGGTGAGCAGTATTGCGGGCGTAATTGTGCATATTCCTGCCGGGATCGGCGTGCTGGAGGCGGTCTTTATCGCGTTGCTGGCCGGGGAGCATGTCTCTCAGGGAACGATTATCGCCGCCTTGCTGGCGTACCGCATGCTGTATTATTTCCTGCCGCTGGCGCTGGCAACGGTCTGTTATCTGGTGCTGGAGAGTCGGGCGAAGAAGCTGAGAGCGAAGAACGAGAAGGCGTTGGCGAAATAA
- the clsB gene encoding cardiolipin synthase ClsB, with amino-acid sequence MKCSWQEGNRITLLVNGDEYYPAVFKAIDHAQQKVILETFIWFEDDVGKQLHSVLLRAARRGVKIEVLLDGYGSPDLSDAFVNELTSAGVVFRYYDPGPRLFGMRTNLFRRMHRKIVVVDETVAFVGGINYSAEHMSDYGPEAKQDYAIRIEGPVVQDILLFELENLPGKEAVRRWWRRRHRPEENRKPGEAQALFVWRDNGEHRDDIERHYLKMLANAKREVIIANAYFFPGYRLLHAMRNAARRGVRVKLIVQGEPDMPIVKVGARLLYRYLVKSGVQIYEYRRRPLHGKVAVMDDHWATVGSSNLDPLSLSLNLEANLIIHDRQFNQTLRDNLQGLIDKDCVRVDESMVPKRSWWNVGIGVVVFHFLRHFPAMVGWLPAHTPKLAQVDPPVQPEMETQDRVEAEDGGKP; translated from the coding sequence ATGAAATGTTCCTGGCAGGAAGGCAACCGAATCACGCTGCTGGTCAACGGGGACGAGTATTATCCGGCCGTATTTAAAGCGATTGACCATGCACAGCAGAAGGTGATCCTCGAAACCTTTATCTGGTTCGAAGACGACGTGGGCAAGCAGTTGCATAGCGTGCTGCTGCGCGCCGCCCGGCGCGGCGTCAAAATTGAAGTGCTGCTTGATGGCTATGGCTCGCCGGATCTCAGCGATGCGTTTGTGAATGAATTGACCTCCGCGGGCGTGGTGTTTCGCTACTACGATCCCGGCCCTCGCCTGTTCGGCATGCGTACCAATCTTTTCCGCCGGATGCACCGCAAAATTGTGGTGGTGGATGAGACGGTGGCGTTTGTCGGCGGCATTAACTACTCCGCTGAGCATATGTCCGACTACGGCCCGGAGGCGAAGCAGGACTACGCCATTCGCATTGAAGGCCCGGTGGTGCAGGACATCTTACTGTTTGAGCTGGAGAACCTGCCGGGTAAAGAGGCCGTTCGCCGCTGGTGGAGACGCCGCCATCGCCCGGAAGAGAACCGGAAGCCCGGCGAAGCGCAGGCCCTTTTCGTCTGGCGGGATAACGGCGAGCACCGGGACGACATTGAACGTCATTATCTCAAGATGCTCGCCAACGCGAAGCGCGAAGTGATTATTGCTAACGCCTACTTTTTCCCAGGCTATCGCCTGCTGCACGCCATGCGCAATGCGGCCCGACGCGGGGTTCGCGTGAAGCTGATTGTGCAGGGCGAGCCGGATATGCCGATCGTGAAGGTTGGCGCGCGTTTACTCTATCGCTATCTGGTTAAAAGCGGCGTGCAGATATATGAATATCGCCGCCGTCCGCTGCACGGCAAAGTCGCTGTAATGGATGACCACTGGGCAACCGTCGGTTCCAGTAACCTCGATCCGCTGAGCTTATCGCTTAATCTGGAAGCGAACCTGATCATCCACGATCGTCAGTTTAATCAGACCCTGCGCGATAACCTTCAGGGGCTTATCGACAAAGACTGCGTGCGTGTCGATGAATCCATGGTGCCGAAACGCAGCTGGTGGAACGTTGGCATCGGCGTGGTGGTGTTCCACTTCCTGCGCCACTTCCCGGCGATGGTCGGCTGGCTGCCGGCGCATACGCCGAAGCTGGCGCAGGTGGATCCGCCGGTACAACCCGAAATGGAAACCCAGGACCGCGTTGAAGCGGAAGATGGAGGCAAACCCTGA
- a CDS encoding endonuclease/exonuclease/phosphatase family protein: protein MTQKMQHFSLKVLTINIHKGFTAFNRRFILPELRDAVRTVSADIVCLQEVMGAHEVHPLHFENWPDTPHYEFLADTMWSDYAYGRNAVYPEGHHGNAVLSRYPIEHYENRDVSVGESEKRGLLYCRITPPDLERPVHVGCVHLGLRESHRQAQLKMLAEWANALPEGEPVVVAGDFNDWRQRANHPLKVDAGLEEIFTRANGRPARTFPVRFPLLRLDRIYVKNAHASSPTALAPLNWRHLSDHAPLSAEIHL, encoded by the coding sequence ATGACTCAAAAAATGCAGCATTTCTCGCTTAAGGTGCTGACGATAAACATTCATAAGGGCTTCACAGCATTTAATCGCCGCTTCATTTTACCGGAGCTGCGCGACGCGGTACGCACCGTCAGCGCGGATATTGTCTGCCTGCAGGAGGTGATGGGCGCACACGAAGTGCATCCGCTCCACTTTGAGAACTGGCCCGACACGCCGCACTATGAATTTCTGGCCGACACCATGTGGAGTGACTACGCCTACGGCCGCAACGCGGTCTATCCGGAAGGACATCACGGAAACGCGGTACTGTCCCGTTACCCCATTGAACATTACGAAAACCGCGACGTTTCCGTCGGGGAAAGCGAAAAACGCGGCCTGCTTTACTGCCGCATTACGCCGCCAGACCTCGAGCGACCAGTCCATGTCGGCTGTGTTCATCTGGGCCTTCGCGAATCCCATCGTCAGGCGCAGCTGAAAATGCTGGCCGAATGGGCCAACGCGCTTCCCGAAGGTGAACCGGTAGTGGTGGCGGGCGATTTCAACGACTGGCGACAGCGGGCAAACCATCCGCTGAAGGTGGATGCCGGGCTGGAAGAGATTTTTACTCGCGCCAACGGCAGGCCTGCGCGCACCTTCCCGGTCCGTTTCCCGCTGCTTCGGCTTGACCGCATCTACGTGAAAAATGCCCACGCCAGCAGCCCGACCGCCCTGGCGCCCCTTAACTGGCGACATCTTTCCGACCATGCCCCGCTCAGCGCGGAGATCCACCTATGA
- a CDS encoding YbhQ family protein: MKWQQRVRVATGLSCWQIMLHLLVVAVLVMGWMSGTLVRVGLGLCVLYGVTVLSMLFLQRHHEARWREVGDVLEELTTTWYFGAAMIVLWLLSRVLQNNLLLALAGLAILAGPAVVSLLTKEKKLRNVASKHRVRH; encoded by the coding sequence ATGAAGTGGCAACAACGTGTTCGTGTCGCAACTGGCCTGAGTTGCTGGCAGATAATGTTGCATTTACTGGTCGTGGCCGTACTGGTAATGGGCTGGATGAGCGGCACGCTGGTGCGTGTTGGCCTGGGGCTATGCGTCCTTTATGGCGTCACCGTGCTGTCGATGCTGTTCCTACAGCGCCACCATGAAGCGCGCTGGCGCGAGGTGGGTGATGTGCTCGAAGAGCTCACCACCACCTGGTATTTTGGCGCGGCGATGATCGTGCTTTGGCTGCTGTCGCGCGTGCTGCAAAACAACCTGCTGCTGGCCCTGGCGGGTCTGGCTATCCTCGCTGGGCCTGCGGTGGTCTCGCTGCTGACCAAAGAGAAAAAGCTACGCAATGTTGCGTCTAAACATCGCGTACGCCACTGA
- a CDS encoding ABC transporter permease: MFHRLWTLIRKELQSLLREPQTRAILVLPVLIQVLLFPFAATLEVTNATIAIYNEDNGKHSVELTQRFARAKAFTHILLLKSPQEIQPTIDTQKALLLVRFPADFSRNLDTFQTAPMQLILDGRNSNSAQIAANYLQQVVKDYQQELMEGKPKPNNSELVVRNWYNPNLDYKWFVVPSLIAMITTIGVMIVTSLSVAREREQGTLDQLLVSPLATWQIFVGKAVPALIVATFQATIVLGVGIWAYQIPFAGSLALFYFTMVIYGLSLVGFGLLISALCSTQQQAFIGVFVFMMPAILLSGYVSPVENMPVWLQDLTWVNPIRHFTDITKQIYLKDASLDIVWGSLWPLLVIAATTGSVAYAMFRRNIA, translated from the coding sequence ATGTTTCACCGATTATGGACGTTGATACGCAAAGAGCTGCAATCCCTGCTGCGCGAGCCGCAAACCCGCGCCATTCTGGTCTTGCCGGTACTGATCCAGGTTTTACTGTTCCCGTTTGCCGCCACCCTTGAGGTGACCAACGCCACTATTGCCATTTACAACGAAGATAACGGCAAACATTCCGTCGAGCTGACGCAGCGCTTTGCCCGTGCGAAAGCCTTTACCCACATCCTGCTGCTGAAAAGCCCGCAGGAGATCCAGCCCACCATCGACACGCAAAAAGCGCTACTGCTGGTGCGGTTCCCGGCGGATTTCTCCCGCAATCTGGATACCTTCCAGACCGCGCCGATGCAGCTGATCCTCGACGGGCGTAACTCCAACAGCGCCCAGATTGCCGCCAACTACCTGCAGCAGGTGGTGAAGGATTACCAGCAGGAGCTGATGGAGGGCAAACCGAAGCCCAACAACAGCGAGCTGGTGGTGCGTAACTGGTACAACCCGAACCTGGACTACAAGTGGTTCGTGGTGCCGTCGCTGATCGCCATGATTACCACTATTGGGGTGATGATCGTGACTTCCCTTTCCGTCGCCCGCGAGCGCGAACAGGGCACGCTGGACCAGCTGCTGGTCTCCCCGCTCGCCACCTGGCAAATTTTCGTCGGCAAAGCGGTCCCGGCACTGATCGTCGCGACGTTCCAGGCCACCATCGTGCTGGGGGTGGGAATTTGGGCCTATCAGATCCCGTTCGCCGGTTCGCTGGCGCTGTTTTACTTCACTATGGTGATTTACGGGCTGTCGCTGGTGGGGTTTGGACTGCTGATCTCGGCGCTCTGCTCGACACAGCAGCAGGCGTTTATCGGGGTGTTCGTCTTTATGATGCCCGCGATTTTGCTCTCGGGTTATGTTTCACCCGTCGAGAACATGCCGGTGTGGCTACAGGATCTGACGTGGGTAAACCCGATTCGGCACTTTACGGACATCACCAAGCAAATCTATCTGAAGGATGCGAGTCTGGATATTGTCTGGGGAAGTTTGTGGCCGCTACTGGTCATAGCGGCCACGACGGGCTCAGTGGCGTACGCGATGTTTAGACGCAACATTGCGTAG
- a CDS encoding ABC transporter permease yields the protein MSSSAISWRRVRALCIKETRQIVRDPSSWLIAVVIPLLLLFIFGYGINLDSSKLRVGILLEQQSEDALDFTHAMTGSPYIDATISDNRQELIQKMQAGKIRGLIVIPVDFAANMARANTDAPIQVITDGSEPNTANFVQGYAEGIRQLWQMQRAEDRGEEFKPLIDVQTRYWFNPAAISQHFIIPGAVTIIMTVIGAILTSLVIAREWERGTMEALLSTEVTRVELLLCKLIPYYFLGMLAMLLCMLVSVFILGVPYRGSLVVLFFITSLFLLSTLGMGLLISTITRNQFNAAQVALNAAFLPSIMLSGFIFQIDSMPAVIRAVTYIIPARYFVSTLQSLFLAGNIPVVLIVNTLFLMASAAMFIGLTWMKTKRRLD from the coding sequence ATGAGCAGTAGTGCCATTTCCTGGCGAAGGGTGCGCGCGCTGTGCATTAAAGAGACGCGGCAGATCGTGCGTGACCCCAGCAGCTGGCTGATTGCGGTGGTGATCCCCCTGCTGCTGCTGTTTATCTTTGGCTACGGCATTAACCTGGACTCCAGCAAGCTGCGGGTCGGGATTTTGCTGGAGCAGCAGAGTGAAGATGCGCTGGACTTTACTCACGCCATGACCGGATCGCCCTACATTGACGCCACCATCAGCGATAACAGGCAGGAGTTGATCCAGAAAATGCAGGCCGGGAAAATTCGCGGCCTGATCGTCATTCCGGTGGATTTTGCCGCCAATATGGCGCGGGCAAATACCGATGCGCCGATCCAGGTGATCACCGACGGCAGCGAGCCAAACACCGCCAACTTCGTGCAGGGCTACGCGGAGGGGATCAGGCAGCTCTGGCAGATGCAGCGGGCGGAAGATCGGGGTGAAGAATTTAAACCGCTCATCGACGTGCAGACGCGCTACTGGTTTAACCCCGCCGCCATCAGTCAGCACTTTATTATTCCGGGCGCGGTGACGATTATCATGACGGTGATTGGCGCGATCCTGACCTCGCTGGTGATCGCCCGCGAGTGGGAGCGCGGGACCATGGAGGCGCTGCTCTCTACCGAAGTCACGCGCGTCGAGCTGCTGCTGTGTAAGCTCATCCCCTACTATTTCCTCGGCATGCTGGCGATGCTGCTCTGCATGCTTGTCTCGGTCTTTATCCTCGGCGTGCCGTATCGCGGCTCGCTGGTGGTGCTGTTTTTTATCACCAGCCTGTTTTTACTCAGCACGCTGGGCATGGGGCTGCTCATCTCCACCATCACCCGCAACCAGTTCAACGCCGCGCAGGTGGCCCTCAATGCCGCCTTTTTACCGTCGATTATGCTGTCCGGGTTTATATTCCAGATAGATAGTATGCCTGCGGTGATCCGCGCCGTGACCTACATCATCCCGGCACGCTACTTTGTGAGCACGCTGCAAAGCCTGTTCCTGGCGGGGAATATTCCGGTGGTGCTGATCGTCAACACGCTGTTTTTAATGGCGTCAGCGGCGATGTTTATTGGGTTGACGTGGATGAAAACCAAACGGCGACTGGATTAA
- a CDS encoding ATP-binding cassette domain-containing protein, which translates to MNDAVILLNNLVKRFAGMDKPAVAPLNCTIQKGYVTGLVGPDGAGKTTLMRMLAGLLKPDEGSARVLGLDPIEDDGALHAMLGYMPQKFGLYEDLTVMENLNLYADLRSVTGETREKTFARLLEFTSLGPFTDRLAGKLSGGMKQKLGLACTLVGEPKVLLLDEPGVGVDPISRRELWQMVHELAGDGMLILWSTSYLDEAEQCRDVLLMNEGELLYQGEPTTLTQSMAGRSFLLHSPQESNRRLLQRVLRLPQVSDGMIQGRSVRVIFKKEATVDDIRRAPGMPAIEMEETAPRFEDAFIDLLGGAGTSESPLGAILHTVDGTPGETVIEAKSLTKKFGDFAATDNVNFAVKRGEIFGLLGPNGAGKSTTFKMMCGLLVPTSGKALVLDMDLKVSSGKARQHLGYMAQKFSLYGNLTVEQNLRFFSGVYGLRGRAQNEKIRRMSDAFALTNIASHATDELPLGFKQRLALACSLMHEPDILFLDEPTSGVDPITRREFWLHINSMVEKGVTVMVTTHFMDEAEYCDRIGLVYRGKLIAHGTPDDLKNQAADDEVPDPTMEQAFITLIHDWDKENAHEQ; encoded by the coding sequence ATGAATGACGCGGTTATTCTGCTCAATAATCTGGTTAAACGCTTCGCGGGAATGGACAAACCGGCCGTCGCGCCGCTGAACTGCACTATCCAGAAAGGCTATGTGACCGGGCTGGTCGGCCCGGACGGCGCGGGGAAAACCACGCTGATGCGGATGCTGGCCGGGCTGCTGAAGCCGGATGAAGGATCGGCCCGCGTGCTCGGCCTTGACCCGATCGAGGATGACGGAGCCCTTCACGCCATGCTCGGCTATATGCCGCAGAAGTTTGGCCTGTACGAAGATCTGACGGTGATGGAAAACCTGAACCTGTACGCCGACCTGCGCAGCGTCACCGGTGAAACCCGGGAGAAAACCTTCGCCCGACTGCTGGAGTTTACCTCCCTCGGCCCGTTCACCGACCGGCTGGCAGGCAAGCTCTCCGGCGGGATGAAGCAGAAGCTGGGGCTGGCATGCACGCTGGTCGGCGAGCCGAAAGTGCTGCTGCTGGACGAGCCCGGCGTCGGCGTAGATCCGATTTCGCGCCGCGAACTGTGGCAGATGGTGCACGAGCTGGCGGGCGACGGGATGCTGATCCTCTGGAGCACCTCCTACCTCGACGAAGCGGAACAGTGCCGGGACGTGCTGCTGATGAACGAAGGCGAACTGCTTTATCAGGGCGAGCCGACGACGCTGACGCAGAGCATGGCCGGGCGCAGCTTCCTGCTGCACAGCCCGCAGGAGTCCAACCGCAGGCTGCTGCAGCGGGTGCTCAGGCTGCCGCAGGTCAGCGACGGGATGATCCAGGGCCGCTCGGTACGGGTAATTTTCAAAAAAGAGGCCACCGTCGACGATATTCGCCGGGCGCCCGGCATGCCTGCGATCGAGATGGAAGAGACCGCGCCGCGCTTTGAGGACGCGTTTATCGACCTGCTGGGCGGCGCGGGGACGTCAGAGTCGCCGCTTGGCGCCATTCTGCATACGGTGGACGGCACGCCGGGCGAAACGGTCATTGAGGCCAAGTCCCTCACCAAGAAATTTGGGGATTTCGCCGCCACCGATAACGTCAATTTCGCGGTTAAACGCGGGGAGATTTTTGGCCTGCTCGGGCCGAACGGCGCGGGAAAATCGACCACCTTTAAGATGATGTGCGGCCTGCTGGTGCCGACGTCCGGCAAGGCGCTGGTGCTGGATATGGATCTGAAGGTCAGCTCCGGCAAGGCGCGCCAGCATCTCGGGTATATGGCGCAGAAGTTTTCGCTGTATGGCAACCTGACGGTCGAGCAGAATTTGCGCTTTTTCTCCGGCGTGTACGGCCTGCGCGGGCGGGCGCAGAACGAGAAAATCCGGCGCATGAGCGACGCCTTCGCCTTAACCAACATTGCCTCCCACGCCACCGACGAGCTGCCGCTCGGCTTTAAGCAGCGGCTGGCGCTGGCCTGCTCGCTGATGCACGAGCCGGATATTCTGTTTCTTGATGAGCCGACTTCAGGCGTTGACCCCATTACCCGCCGCGAGTTCTGGCTGCACATCAACAGCATGGTGGAAAAAGGGGTGACCGTGATGGTGACCACCCACTTCATGGACGAGGCGGAGTACTGCGACCGCATCGGGCTGGTGTATCGCGGCAAGCTGATTGCCCACGGCACCCCGGACGACCTGAAAAACCAGGCCGCCGATGATGAAGTTCCGGACCCGACCATGGAGCAGGCGTTTATCACCCTCATCCACGACTGGGATAAGGAGAATGCCCATGAGCAGTAG
- the hlyD gene encoding secretion protein HlyD, producing the protein MKKPVAIILVVVVLLAAGVGGWLWYQSHQDKGLTLYGNVDIRTVNMSFRVGGRLASLSVDEGDAIKSGQTLGMLDKAPYENALLQAKAGVSVAQAQYDLMLAGYRDEEIAQAAAAVKQAQAAYDYAQNFYARQQGLWKSRTISANDLENARSSRDQAQATLKSAQDKLSQYHTGNRPQDIAQAKASLEQAQAQLAQAELDLHDTTLIAPSDGMLMTRAVEPGSMLSAGSTVLTLSLTRPVWVRAYVDEPNLGQMQPGRELLLYTDGRPDKPYHGKVGFVSPTAEFTPKTVETPDLRTDLVYRLRIIVTDADDALRQGMPVTVKVDNGERHE; encoded by the coding sequence ATGAAAAAACCTGTCGCCATCATTCTGGTGGTTGTTGTTTTGCTTGCCGCCGGAGTCGGTGGATGGCTGTGGTATCAGAGCCATCAGGATAAAGGCCTGACGCTGTACGGTAATGTGGATATTCGTACGGTGAACATGAGCTTCCGCGTGGGCGGACGTCTCGCCTCGCTGAGCGTGGACGAAGGCGATGCCATTAAAAGCGGGCAGACGCTGGGGATGCTGGATAAAGCGCCCTATGAAAATGCGCTGCTGCAGGCCAAAGCGGGCGTGTCCGTCGCCCAGGCGCAGTATGACCTGATGCTGGCAGGCTATCGCGACGAAGAGATCGCCCAGGCCGCCGCCGCCGTTAAGCAGGCGCAAGCCGCCTATGACTACGCGCAGAACTTCTACGCGCGCCAGCAGGGGCTGTGGAAAAGCCGCACCATTTCCGCCAACGATCTGGAAAATGCACGCTCGTCCCGCGACCAGGCGCAGGCCACGCTGAAATCCGCGCAGGATAAATTAAGCCAGTACCACACCGGTAACCGACCGCAGGATATCGCCCAGGCGAAGGCCAGCCTTGAACAGGCGCAGGCGCAGCTGGCTCAGGCAGAGCTGGATCTGCACGACACCACCTTAATCGCGCCGTCTGACGGCATGCTGATGACCCGCGCCGTGGAGCCGGGCAGCATGCTCAGCGCCGGCAGCACCGTCTTAACGCTCTCCCTGACCCGCCCGGTCTGGGTACGCGCCTACGTTGATGAGCCAAACCTCGGCCAGATGCAGCCGGGCCGCGAGCTGCTGCTCTATACCGACGGCCGCCCGGACAAGCCGTATCACGGCAAGGTGGGCTTTGTCTCCCCTACCGCCGAATTCACGCCGAAAACCGTTGAAACACCGGACCTGCGCACCGACCTCGTGTATCGCCTGCGCATCATCGTGACCGATGCGGACGACGCGCTGCGTCAGGGCATGCCCGTCACCGTAAAAGTAGACAACGGGGAACGACATGAATGA